In Triticum aestivum cultivar Chinese Spring chromosome 5B, IWGSC CS RefSeq v2.1, whole genome shotgun sequence, the following proteins share a genomic window:
- the LOC123112307 gene encoding cellulose synthase-like protein E6: MERSRRLFETETHGGRAAYRLHAVTVAAGILLVLYYRATHVPAAGEGRAAWLGMLAAELWYAAYWVVTQSVRWSPVRRRPFIDRLAARHGERLPCVDIFVCTADPYSEPPSLVVSTILSLMAYNYPPEKLSVYLSDDGGSILTFYGMWEASLFAKHWLPFCKRYNIEPRSPAAYFSESDGHQELCTPKEWSLIKDMFDEMTERIDTAVMSGKIPEEINAKHKGFYEWNQEITSKNHQPIVQILIDGKDQNAVDNEGNALPTLVYMAREKRPQHHHNFKAGAMNALIRVSSVISNSPIIMNVDCDMYSNNNDAVRDALCFFLDEEMGHKIGFVQYPQNYNNLSKNDIYGNSLHVINEVEMGGMDSLGGPLYIGTGCFHRREILCGRKFTKDYQEDWNAGIKDKLQESIDETEEKAKSLAACTYEHGTQWGDEIGVKYGCAVEDVITGLAIHCRGWESVYNNPKKPAFMGVGPTTLAQTILQHKRWSEGNLSIFLSKYNVFLFGHGKTKLRHQMGYHIYGLWAPNSLATLYYVIIPSLALLKGTPLFPEITSPWIAPFVYVFCVKNMYSLYEALSSGDTLKGWWNGQRMWLVKRITSYLFGVLDNLRKLLGLSKMNFVVSPKVSDEDESKRYEQEIMEFGSSDPEYVIIGTITLLNLVCLLGGLSKVMKVGWNNIHLDALFPQLILCGMVVITSIPFYEAMFLRKDKGRIPFPVTLASIGFVMLALLPAIV; this comes from the exons ATGGAGAGGAGCAGGAGGCTGTTCGAGACGGAGACGCACGGGGGCCGGGCGGCGTACAGGCTCCACGCCGTCACGGTGGCCGCGGGGATCCTCCTGGTGCTCTACTACCGGGCGACGCACGTCCCGGCCGCCGGCGAGGGCCGGGCGGCGTGGCTGGGCATGCTGGCGGCGGAGCTCTGGTACGCCGCCTACTGGGTCGTCACGCAGTCCGTCCGCTGGagccccgtccgccgccgccccttcATCGACCGGCTCGCCGCCAG GCACGGAGAAAGGCTACCTTGCGTCGACATCTTTGTGTGCACTGCAGACCCCTATTCGGAGCCGCCGAGCCTCGTCGTCTCGACCATCCTATCACTCATGGCGTACAATTACCCGCCGGAGAAATTAAGCGTGTACCTTTCCGACGACGGAGGCTCGATTCTCACTTTCTATGGCATGTGGGAGGCCTCCTTGTTTGCAAAGCACTGGCTGCCATTCTGCAAGAGATATAACATTGAGCCAAGGTCACCAGCCGCTTACTTCTCAGAGTCAGATGGGCATCAAGAACTGTGCACCCCAAAAGAATGGTCATTGATCAAG GACATGTTTGACGAAATGACTGAGCGAATAGACACGGCTGTCATGTCGGGCAAAATTCCTGAAGAAATCAATGCAAAGCATAAAGGATTTTATGAATGGAACCAAGAAATTACCTCAAAAAATCACCAGCCAATTGTTCAG ATTCTGATAGATGGCAAGGACCAAAATGCAGTTGATAACGAAGGAAATGCGCTACCAACACTTGTTTACATGGCGCGTGAGAAGAGGCCTCAGCACCACCATAACTTCAAAGCTGGGGCCATGAATGCTCTG ATAAGGGTATCATCAGTGATAAGCAACAGCCCTATCATCATGAATGTGGACTGTGATATGTACTCCAACAACAACGATGCGGTCAGAGATGCACTGTGCTTCTTCCTTGACGAAGAAATGGGTCACAAGATTGGATTTGTGCAGTACCCTCAGAACTATAACAATCTGAGCAAGAATGATATATATGGGAACTCCCTCCATGTCATCAATGAG GTGGAGATGGGTGGTATGGACAGTTTGGGTGGCCCTCTGTATATTGGCACCGGATGTTTCCACAGAAGGGAGATCCTTTGCGGCAGGAAGTTCACAAAAGACTACCAGGAAGACTGGAATGCAGGAATCAAGGACAAATTACAAGAGAGCATAGATGAGACTGAAGAGAAAGCCAAGTCTTTAGCAGCCTGCACATATGAACATGGCACACAGTGGGGAGATGAGATTGGGGTAAAATATGGTTGCGCGGTGGAGGATGTAATCACCGGATTGGCAATACATTGCAGAGGATGGGAGTCGGTCTACAACAATCCTAAAAAACCAGCGTTTATGGGTGTAGGTCCAACGACACTTGCTCAGACAATATTGCAACATAAGCGATGGAGCGAGGGCAACTTATCAATTTTCCTTTCCAAGTACAACGTGTTCTTGTTTGGGCATGGAAAAACCAAGCTACGACATCAGATGGGCTACCATATCTACGGACTATGGGCACCCAACTCACTCGCTACACTGTATTATGTTATCATCCCTTCACTGGCCCTCCTCAAAGGCACCCCCCTTTTCCCAGAG ATTACAAGTCCATGGATTGCACCCTTCGTATATGTCTTCTGTGTGAAGAACATGTACAGCCTATATGAGGCACTATCATCTGGAGACACGCTGAAAGGATGGTGGAATGGGCAGAGGATGTGGTTGGTCAAAAGAATAACCTCGTACCTCTTTGGAGTCCTTGACAATCTCCGGAAGTTACTTGGACTGTCAAAGATGAATTTTGTGGTTTCACCGAAGGTAAGCGATGAAGACGAGTCCAAGAGGTATGAGCAAGAGATTATGGAATTCGGGTCGTCAGATCCAGAATATGTGATCATCGGGACTATCACGTTACTCAACCTTGTTTGCCTGCTGGGAGGGCTAAGTAAAGTCATGAAAGTTGGATGGAATAATATACACTTGGATGCACTTTTCCCCCAGCTCATTCTCTGTGGGATGGTGGTGATAACCAGTATCCCATTCTATGAAGCAATGTTCCTGAGGAAGGACAAAGGCAGAATACCATTCCCAGTTACACTAGCTTCTATTGGCTTTGTGATGTTGGCCTTACTGCCAGCAATAGTTTAA